Proteins encoded together in one Verrucomicrobiia bacterium window:
- a CDS encoding transketolase, which yields MHTGAHSIQALELRALAIRENIITMLEEAGSGHSAGPLGMADVYSALYFNVLNHNPAKPEWPERDRLILSCGHTVPVRYAAMAEAGYFPRKELLTLRKLGTRLHGHPHNLALPGVETSSGPLGQGLSQAIGIALAATMNGEKYRTYCITSDGEHEEGQIWEAVMFAGSKKVANLTNIVDRNFIQIDGPTELIMPLEPFADKYRAFGWHVIEVDGHNIEQIIDACNEAKAVMDRPTVIVAFTIPGKGVGFMEGDFHWHGKPPTHEEASIALKELRTLKGKIRSEHE from the coding sequence ATGCACACAGGGGCACACAGCATTCAAGCATTAGAGCTACGGGCTCTCGCTATCCGCGAGAATATTATTACCATGCTCGAAGAAGCAGGGTCCGGCCATTCGGCGGGCCCGCTTGGCATGGCCGATGTGTACTCTGCGCTCTACTTCAATGTTCTTAATCATAATCCTGCTAAACCAGAGTGGCCTGAGCGTGACCGGTTGATCCTTTCCTGTGGACACACCGTACCTGTCCGCTATGCCGCCATGGCAGAGGCTGGGTATTTCCCGCGCAAAGAGCTCCTTACCCTCCGGAAGCTAGGCACGCGCCTGCATGGGCATCCTCACAACTTGGCATTGCCAGGAGTTGAGACTTCATCCGGCCCTCTAGGCCAGGGTCTTTCCCAGGCCATCGGCATTGCCCTTGCGGCAACCATGAATGGTGAGAAGTACCGGACGTACTGTATTACCTCTGATGGCGAGCATGAAGAAGGTCAGATTTGGGAGGCCGTTATGTTTGCGGGAAGCAAAAAAGTTGCCAACCTCACCAATATTGTCGACCGTAACTTCATTCAAATTGATGGTCCTACAGAGCTCATCATGCCGCTTGAGCCTTTTGCCGACAAGTACCGTGCCTTTGGCTGGCATGTGATTGAAGTGGATGGCCACAACATTGAGCAGATCATTGATGCGTGTAACGAGGCTAAAGCCGTGATGGACCGCCCAACGGTCATCGTTGCCTTTACCATTCCCGGCAAAGGAGTTGGCTTCATGGAGGGAGACTTCCACTGGCATGGCAAACCGCCAACTCATGAAGAGGCATCCATTGCATTGAAGGAGCTACGCACACTCAAAGGAAAAATTCGGAGTGAACATGAGTAA
- a CDS encoding transketolase C-terminal domain-containing protein, producing MSNQTETNVVPIIADLSKAEMVPTRNGFGEGLLEEGGKNKDVVALCADLTESIRMEAFSKAYPAQFVEVGVAEQNMMGIAAGLALSGKIPFVASYAVFNPGRNWDQLRVSVAYSQANVKVVGAHAGISVGPDGATHQALEDVAITRVLPDLTVVVPTDAVEAKKAVAAIVAHKGPVYIRFGRDKVPTVTLPETPFVLGKANVVREGTDVTICANGPLVYEALVAAEELAKSKIQAEVIVVHTVKPLDGKTIVASLEKTGAVVTAEEAQITGGLGGAIAELAGEKCPVPLRRIGVEDRFGESGSPTELMDKYGLRAANIVDAVKAVIKMKK from the coding sequence ATGAGTAATCAAACAGAAACAAACGTGGTGCCAATTATTGCTGACCTTAGCAAGGCAGAAATGGTCCCTACCCGTAACGGGTTTGGTGAAGGTTTGCTAGAAGAGGGTGGTAAAAACAAGGACGTTGTAGCCTTGTGCGCGGACCTCACCGAATCTATCCGCATGGAGGCATTTTCCAAGGCGTACCCTGCCCAGTTTGTAGAGGTGGGTGTGGCTGAACAGAATATGATGGGAATTGCCGCAGGTTTGGCTCTCTCTGGGAAGATCCCGTTTGTTGCTAGTTACGCTGTGTTTAACCCTGGGCGGAACTGGGATCAGTTGCGGGTCTCCGTGGCCTACTCCCAAGCCAATGTGAAGGTGGTGGGCGCACATGCCGGTATCTCCGTAGGTCCTGATGGCGCAACTCACCAAGCCCTTGAAGACGTGGCTATTACCCGTGTTTTGCCAGACCTGACCGTAGTTGTCCCAACAGATGCAGTAGAGGCTAAAAAGGCCGTTGCTGCCATTGTGGCGCACAAAGGCCCTGTCTATATCCGCTTTGGCCGGGATAAGGTTCCAACAGTTACACTGCCTGAGACACCATTTGTCCTTGGTAAGGCCAATGTGGTGCGTGAGGGGACCGATGTTACTATTTGTGCAAATGGCCCACTGGTATACGAGGCGCTTGTTGCCGCTGAGGAATTGGCCAAGTCCAAGATCCAAGCGGAAGTCATTGTTGTTCATACGGTAAAGCCATTAGACGGCAAGACAATTGTTGCCTCGCTAGAAAAGACGGGCGCTGTAGTTACCGCAGAAGAGGCTCAGATTACTGGTGGACTTGGTGGAGCGATTGCGGAGTTGGCAGGTGAGAAGTGCCCAGTGCCTCTTCGGCGTATTGGAGTGGAGGACCGCTTTGGTGAATCGGGGAGCCCAACAGAGCTTATGGACAAGTATGGCCTTAGGGCTGCCAATATTGTTGA